From Paenibacillus polymyxa, the proteins below share one genomic window:
- the flgB gene encoding flagellar basal body rod protein FlgB, with amino-acid sequence MNLLGDVSFQKLQAGVQAANTRQRVMADNISNADTPYFKRSEVSFEELLQQQMDGDVTPLRGKVTNSRHFQIGPVNSIPDATVTKDGYSVMNNNMNNVDIDREMSLMAENQLRYNTYIQEINERIKMMRTAVEGR; translated from the coding sequence ATGAATCTGCTGGGTGATGTAAGCTTTCAAAAGCTTCAGGCAGGTGTACAGGCGGCCAATACGAGACAACGTGTGATGGCCGATAATATTTCCAATGCGGATACCCCGTATTTTAAGCGTTCGGAGGTTTCATTTGAAGAACTGCTTCAGCAGCAAATGGACGGTGATGTCACGCCATTGCGTGGAAAAGTAACCAATTCAAGACATTTCCAAATAGGACCTGTGAACTCCATTCCTGATGCCACGGTCACCAAAGATGGGTACTCAGTCATGAATAACAACATGAACAACGTAGATATAGACAGAGAAATGAGTCTTATGGCTGAAAATCAACTAAGATATAATACCTACATCCAAGAAATTAATGAGCGCATCAAAATGATGAGAACAGCGGTAGAAGGGAGATAG
- the hslU gene encoding ATP-dependent protease ATPase subunit HslU — MNNQSLTPRQVVSELDKYIVGQKEAKKSVAVALRNRYRRSKLPDDIRDEIVPKNILMIGPTGVGKTEIARRLARLVGAPFVKVEATKFTEVGYVGRDVESMVRDLMETSIRIVKSERTENVKDKAEDMANERIVNILVPAEKSNKSQRNPFEMLFGNNTGTSVEEEPPQQDGTLAEKRRKVKFDLLSGKLEDDVIEIDVEDTAPNMLDMFAGQGNEQMGMNMQEMFGSFLPKRTKKRKLPIKEARKVLIQDEAAKLIDMDDVIQESVKRAEQSGIIFIDEIDKIASQGKGSGPDVSREGVQRDILPIVEGSTIMTKYGPVRTDYILFIAAGAFHVAKPSDLIPELQGRFPIRVELSSLTLDEFVSILTEPKNALTKQYTELLRTEEIEVEFSTEAIREIASIAESVNRNTENIGARRLHTILEKLLEDLSFEAPELTLDRMIITPEYVREKLGDIAQNRDLSQYIL; from the coding sequence ATGAATAATCAATCGTTGACGCCCAGACAAGTGGTATCCGAGCTGGATAAGTATATTGTCGGACAAAAGGAAGCTAAAAAATCTGTTGCTGTTGCCTTGCGCAACCGTTATCGGCGTAGTAAACTGCCGGATGATATTCGGGATGAAATTGTGCCCAAAAATATTTTGATGATCGGACCGACAGGTGTGGGTAAAACTGAAATTGCACGTAGACTTGCGCGGCTAGTGGGGGCTCCTTTTGTCAAGGTAGAGGCGACCAAATTTACGGAAGTGGGTTACGTCGGTCGTGATGTGGAATCCATGGTGCGGGATCTGATGGAAACATCTATCCGTATCGTCAAGTCGGAACGAACAGAGAATGTGAAAGACAAAGCAGAGGACATGGCAAATGAACGGATTGTCAATATCCTTGTACCTGCAGAAAAGTCAAATAAATCACAACGAAACCCTTTTGAAATGCTGTTTGGCAATAACACAGGGACTTCGGTAGAAGAAGAACCGCCACAACAGGACGGAACCTTAGCAGAGAAGCGACGTAAGGTTAAATTTGATCTGTTGTCCGGTAAGCTTGAGGATGATGTCATAGAGATTGATGTGGAGGATACCGCACCCAATATGCTCGATATGTTTGCTGGGCAAGGGAATGAACAAATGGGTATGAATATGCAGGAGATGTTCGGGAGTTTCCTGCCTAAGCGGACGAAGAAGCGCAAGCTACCAATCAAGGAAGCCCGCAAGGTACTGATTCAAGATGAAGCAGCCAAGCTGATCGATATGGATGATGTGATTCAGGAGTCTGTGAAGCGTGCTGAGCAATCGGGTATTATTTTTATTGATGAAATAGATAAGATTGCCAGCCAAGGCAAGGGAAGTGGCCCAGATGTGTCGAGAGAAGGAGTCCAGCGCGATATTTTACCTATTGTCGAGGGCTCTACCATTATGACCAAATACGGCCCGGTAAGAACAGATTACATTCTGTTTATTGCTGCAGGGGCTTTTCATGTGGCTAAACCATCAGACCTGATCCCAGAGCTTCAAGGTCGTTTCCCCATCCGGGTGGAGCTAAGTAGCCTGACCTTGGATGAGTTTGTGTCGATATTGACGGAGCCTAAAAATGCGCTGACCAAGCAATACACTGAACTGCTCCGCACCGAGGAAATAGAAGTCGAATTTTCTACGGAAGCGATCCGTGAGATCGCTAGTATTGCCGAGTCCGTTAATCGCAACACCGAAAATATCGGCGCACGGCGTTTGCATACCATCCTAGAGAAGCTGCTGGAGGATCTGTCATTTGAAGCACCAGAGCTTACATTGGATCGTATGATTATCACCCCGGAATATGTCCGTGAGAAGCTGGGAGATATTGCCCAAAACAGGGACCTTAGTCAGTATATTTTGTGA